In Nocardia sp. NBC_00403, one DNA window encodes the following:
- a CDS encoding TetR/AcrR family transcriptional regulator, with amino-acid sequence MSAPISPLSSAARADARRNRALVLAAAQRAFAEQGTSVSLAEVARRAGVGAGTVYRHFPTKTDLLEAVMQQRIDRLATLAADHIDAPDPGAAFFAVCTEVVSSAPGSQALCDMVQSGDGWPKALVRSAGERFHQSLGALLAAAQRQGAVRADITLADVLDIFTGCVAIQRHQRPEGGLVRAAVLVLDAMRAHPGTPVTKLDIELGRRNEIVERNETVDASRCPICDAVVRHTGTGRPARYCSPACRQKAHRLRATRAASIRAGAAR; translated from the coding sequence TGCTGGCCGCCGCGCAACGGGCCTTCGCCGAGCAGGGCACCTCGGTGTCGCTGGCCGAGGTCGCGCGCAGGGCGGGGGTCGGCGCGGGCACGGTGTACCGACATTTCCCCACGAAAACTGATCTGCTGGAAGCGGTTATGCAGCAGCGCATCGACCGGCTCGCCACGTTGGCGGCCGATCATATCGACGCGCCGGACCCGGGTGCTGCCTTCTTTGCGGTATGCACCGAGGTGGTCTCCAGCGCCCCCGGAAGCCAGGCATTATGCGACATGGTCCAGTCCGGCGACGGATGGCCGAAAGCCCTGGTGCGCAGCGCGGGAGAGCGGTTCCATCAGTCACTCGGCGCGTTGTTGGCCGCCGCGCAACGGCAGGGCGCGGTCCGTGCCGACATCACCCTCGCCGACGTGCTCGACATCTTCACCGGATGTGTTGCCATCCAACGACATCAGCGCCCGGAGGGGGGCTTGGTCCGCGCTGCTGTGCTCGTGTTGGACGCGATGCGCGCACACCCCGGAACGCCCGTAACGAAACTCGACATCGAGCTGGGTCGCCGTAACGAAATTGTGGAACGTAACGAAACTGTCGACGCCTCCCGGTGCCCGATCTGCGACGCGGTCGTGCGGCATACCGGCACCGGCCGGCCGGCCCGCTACTGCTCCCCGGCTTGTCGCCAGAAGGCACACCGCCTACGCGCTACCCGCGCGGCATCGATTCGGGCCGGGGCCGCGCGCTGA
- a CDS encoding DUF2237 family protein: MTDRNVLGGPLEECGTDPLTGFYRDGCCSTGPEDLGSHTVCTVVTAEFLEHQASIGNDLSTPRPENNFPGLQPGDRWCVVAVRWLHAHEDGVAAPIVLAATHENALEVISMDILRKYAVDVPDDVSDLL; this comes from the coding sequence CCGCTGGAAGAGTGCGGCACCGATCCTCTCACCGGCTTCTACCGGGATGGCTGCTGCAGTACCGGGCCGGAGGATCTGGGCAGCCACACGGTGTGCACTGTCGTCACGGCCGAGTTCCTCGAACACCAGGCGTCCATCGGCAACGATCTGAGTACGCCGCGCCCGGAGAACAACTTCCCGGGCCTGCAACCCGGAGACCGGTGGTGCGTGGTGGCCGTGCGCTGGCTGCACGCCCACGAGGACGGTGTCGCCGCACCCATCGTGCTGGCCGCCACCCATGAGAACGCGCTGGAAGTGATCTCCATGGATATCCTGCGCAAATACGCCGTCGACGTGCCTGACGACGTCAGCGACCTACTCTGA